The genomic DNA CAGGTCGCACTTGTGGCCGTAGCAGCAGCCGTTGAGGAGGCAGCCGATACGCCCAAAGAACATCCCAATCGCCAGCGACGGTGCCGCGGTGTCGATGGCATCCCAGGGGTTCATGCCTTTTTTCTTGCAGACCAGGATGCCCACCAGGACGCCCCCGATCAGGCCGCCGAAGCTGGTCATTCCCCCCTGCCAGACCGCCCCAATACTCAGGAGATCACTCTTGTAGGTATCAAGATTCTGGAGGATATAGCCAAGCCGCCCGCCTAAGACGCCGCCAAAGAGGCCGGCCAGCGACGCGTCCCAGTAGTCCTCAGACTTGAGGCCGTAGCGCGGGGCGACACTCGCGGCGCGCCACGCGGCCATGAGGAAGGCGATCATCAGGAGCAGGCCCCACGAGCGCAGGGGGAAGCTCCCGATATGAAAAAGAACAGGAAGCATTAGCTCTCCTCCCCGACAGGAGCCGCAGGTGATGGTGTTGGCGTCGCCGTCGGCTCGCTCAGCAGGAAGCTACGCACGGCGAGGAGGCAGATTCCAATCGTGATAGCCATATCGGCGACATTGAAGATCGCAAAGTTGATAGCGCGAAAGTCGAGAAAGTCGGTTACGAGGCCCGTGCGGAGCCGATCAATGAGGTTGCCGAGCGCGCCACCTAGGGGCAGTGCCAACGCGATCCCACTGAAGCGATCTAGCCCGCCTTTTGCCCGCCGCTCCGTCACCACAATCCCCGCCATGATAATCACCGAAGCGAAGATGATGAGCCAGGTTTTCTTCTCCAGCATCGAGAAGGCGATCCCATCGTTCTGGACATGGGTCAGGTGAAAGACCCCCGGCCAGAGGGGCACGGTGGTGTGGAGGGGGATCTGTGCCTTGACAACCGCTTTAACGGCTTGATCGGCGACGGCAATAGCGCCTGCCAGGAGATAGAACCAGGCAGGCGCGAGGCGTTTTGGCATAACGCGTTATTATACCGTTCCGTCGGGCGTGATCGTTCCGCGGCGCACTAGCTCCCGAACGATGGCCGCCTGCGGGGCGGAGATCTCCGGAAACTCCGGGTCGCTGCCGACATCCTCCCGGATAAACCAGGAGCGCATGCACTTCTTGCCCGGAGCAGGTGAGACCGTCACCGAGAGCGCATCACCCGATGTCAGAGTGAGCTTGGCGACCATGAGGCACTCCGCCACAAGCGCATCGTCGCCCGCCAAGAGCGCCGCCAGGTTGGCATCCAGCGTCACCTCGGCGTGGGCCTCGGTGGACTTGGAGATCAGGCCCTCGGTCGATTCCTTGGCCTTGCGGGCGGCGGCCAGCGCCTCACGGAACGGCTCCAGCTTGAGGTTGAAGGCATCGCGCACGGCAAGAATCGCCTCGAAGCGTGCCTCAAGAGCAGCCTCCGCCGTGCCCGGCGTGGGCCAGTCGGCGAGGTGGACGCTCTCGGCCTTGCCTTCCCAGCTCGGCAGAAACTCCCAGGCTTCGTCGGCGGTGTGTACCAGCACCGGCGCGAGCATGGTGATCAGTGCCGTGGCGACTTCGAGCATCGCGGTCTGCGACGAGCGGCGCTTGGGGTCCTCGGGGAGGAGCGTGTAGAGGCGGTCCTTGAGGACATCCAAGTAGAAGCCCGAGAGCTCCGTGTTGCAGAAGCCGATCAGTGCCTGAGTCGCCTTGTAGAATGCGTACTCGTCGTAGGCCGCCGTCACGTCGGTCACCACACCCGAGAGCTTGGAGAGAATCCAGGCATCGAGTGGGTCAAGCGCATCGGCGGCGACACGGTCGGTGTCGGGGTTGAAGTCCGCGAGGTTGCCCAGGAGGAAGCGCAGGGTGTTGCGCAGCTTGCGGTAGCTATCGGCGAGCTGCTCCAGGATTCCCTTGCCCAGGCGCGTGTCCTCGGTGAAGTCGATCGAGCCCACCCAGAGCCGGAGCACGTCCGCGCCTAGCTCATCGATCACCCCGAGCGGGTCGACCGTGTTGCCCTTGGACTTGCTCATCTTGATCCCACGCTCATCGACCGTGAAGCCGTTGGTCACCACCGCCTTGTAGGGCGGTGTCCCCCGGAGCGCGGAGGCGATCATCAGCGATGAGTTAAACCACCCGCGGTGCTGGTCGCTGCCCTCCAGGTAGAGGTCCGCCGGCCAGCGCAGGCCGGGCCAGACACCGGAGTCCAGCACGGCAAAGCTGGTCGAGCCCGAGTCGAACCAGACATCCAGGACATCTTTCTCTTTCTCAAAGTCCTTGGCCGCGACCCCGTTGTAGGTGAAGCCTTCGGGCAAGATCGCCTCAGGAGCCGTGTTGTACCACCCCTCGACACCGTCCTTACGGATCACCGCGACGGCCGCATCGAACGCCACCTCGTCCATCACTGCCTCGCCGTTGGCATAGAACAGCGCGATGGGGACGCCCCAGTGGCGCTGGCGGGAGACTGTCCAGTCCGGCCGACCGGCGACCGCCGCCGTGATGCGGTTCTCCGCTTGCGCCGGGTACCACGCCACGTTCTTGATCCCATCGAGCGCTTTTTGGCGCAGCCCATCGTGCTCCACCGAGACAAACCACTGGACTGTCGCGCGGAACAAAAGCGGCTTGTAGGGCGCGCGCGGCGAGTGCGGGTAGCTGTGGGTGAAGTTGTAGCTCCCCAGCAGCGCCCCTACCTCGGCTAGGCGCTCCGGGATCGCCTTGTTGGCCTCATCGGTGCTCAGGCCCACAAACGGCCCTGCTTCGTCGGTGTAGCGCCCCCGGCCATCCACGGGCGAGAGCACCGGCAGGCCGTACTTCATTCCTGTGACATAGTCATCGGCACCGTGGCCGGGCGCGGTGTGGACGATACCGGTTCCGGTGTCGGTGGTGACATAGGTCGCCAGCACGCCCACAGAGTCTCGGTCCAGCTCAGGAAGCGGGTGACGGAAGCGTGCCCCTTCGAAGCTCGCGCCCTTGCGGGTCTCCAGCACCGTGACTGCGCCGAGATTACAGGCCGTCGCCGTGGCCTCCAGTAGCTCGCCCAAGAGCACCAGCTTGCCCGCGTTCTCGGTCTCCACCACGACATAGTCAAAGTCCGGGTGGAACGCCAGGGCTAGGTTGGCAGGGATGGTCCACGGAGTCGTGGTCCAGATCACGGCGCGCAGGCCCGGCTCGGCGAGGCTCTCAAAGCCCACATAGATCGCCGGGCTCACGTGGTCCTTGTACTCCGCCTCGGTGTTGGCGAGCGCGGTCTCGTTGGCGCTGTCCCAGAGCACGGGCTTGAGGCCGCGGTAGACATAGCCCTTGCGCGCCATCTCCAGAAACGTCTCGACGATCTTCGCCTCGAACGCGGGGGCCATGGTGAGGTAGGGATTGTCCCAGTCGCCACGGATTCCCAGGCGCTGAAACTGCGTCTTTTGTGTCGCCACCCACTCGGCGGCGTAGGTGCGGCAGCGTGCCCGGAGCGTGTCGGGGGTCCAGGACTCTTTCTTCTCCCGGAACTCCTTCATCACCTGCACCTCGATCGGCAGCCCATGGTTGTCCCAGCCCGGCACATAGGGCGACTGGTAGCCCGCCATGGTCTTGTAGCGGGTGACGATATCCTTGAGGGTTTTATTTAGCGCATGCCCAAGGTGGATATTGCCATTGGAGTACGGGGGGCCGTCGTGGAGCAAGAACTGCCCCTTCGGTGCGGGCTTGTCGAGCGATTTCTGGTAGAGGTCGAGTGACTTCCAGCGTGCCTGAAAGAGTGGCTCGCGGCTCGGGAGGTCGGCGCGCATCGGGAACTCCGTCTGCGGCAGGTTAAGTGTCTTTGAGTAGTCCATAGTCTTGAAATAACGAAACGGTCACGGGGTCGGCGGCGGAGACAAAACAACAGCGCCCCTGGAAGCAAACACCACGATTCGCCGAACCCTGGGACGAGCGACACTGCCCGTCCCGAACCGTGTGTTGCTCAGGAGCGCTGGATAATCTGGGCGATTCCGCCACAGCGAGAGAAGTACTGCATACGCTAGGGGCTATTATACTACCCCCGGCTACGTGCTGCCAACACCATGACCATCAGGCCCAGAAGCGCGAGTTTTTCTTCGTCGGGCGAGAGGTCCGCGTGCTTTTCCAGCTCGAACTTGCTCTCAAAGAGCGACGGCTTCTTCACCAGGCGCAGGACCTTGGTATCGCCGCGCTTGACTAGATAGGCGGGGTGAAAGAGAAAGGCGGTTGCGAGGCCAATGATAGGAATCTCCCCGACAACATGGTCGATCACCTTGATCCACGGGTTTTCTTCGTCGATGGCAAGGGTCGCGTTCTCCATTCCCACGGGGCGAATCTGGTAGTCGATGTTCCAGATCGACTTCCAGCCGTTACAGGTCACGGTTCCCAGCTCTTTGTTTGTCGCGGCTTCCACGAAGGTGTAGACCGGGGAGAGAGCGATCGCCTTGTTGGACTCAATATGATAGAGCGGCTCGGTCTGTCCGGAGTCGGTGAAGATCGTGATCTTCTCTTTCCAGGAGAACTTGCGCTTGAGATAGCACACGGTGTTGCCAGACGCATCCGTGACCGTGAGCTGGCTAAGAAGCGCAAGCAGCTTAAACGAAACTGTCAGAGGGTAGTTCATGGGGTCTTACTTTCCGGGCGGGTGTAGAAGGGGCGCAGATCACGGGCACCGCGCTCGGTGTACGGGACGCCGGTCTTCATCCAGTCGGGGCGGGGTGCGTTTAGGAGATAGTGGTCGAAGAACTCGGCCAGGTGGACGGTCCAGTGCTTCATCATGTCCCGGTTGGTCAGGCCGTGGCCCTCGCCGTTGTAGTTGAACATGAAGGCTTCCTTACCGAGGCGGCGCATGGCGGAGAAAAACTCGATTCCCTGGGTCCACGGCACCGCGCCATCGGCATCGTTGTGCATCGAGAGATACGGGGTCTGGACCTTATCCACCCAGAAGATCGGGGAGTTCTCGATGTACTTGAGCGGGTCGGTCCAGGGCGGCCCACCGATACGGCTCTGGGTGCGCTCGTACTGGAAGGCGCGGCTCATGCCACTCTCGTAGCGAATCCCGCCGTAGGCACTCACCATGTTGGAGACCGCCGCCCCCGCCTCGACCGCGCGGAAGAGGTTGGTTCGGGTGATCATGTAGGTGATCTCATAGGCGCCCCAGCTGTGTCCCTGAATCCCGATGCGCTTCTCGTCGATATAGCCACGCCGCAGCACTTCCTGCACCGCGGGCACGACACACTTCATCGCGGACTCGCCGGGGTAGC from Armatimonas rosea includes the following:
- the lgt gene encoding prolipoprotein diacylglyceryl transferase, which translates into the protein MLPVLFHIGSFPLRSWGLLLMIAFLMAAWRAASVAPRYGLKSEDYWDASLAGLFGGVLGGRLGYILQNLDTYKSDLLSIGAVWQGGMTSFGGLIGGVLVGILVCKKKGMNPWDAIDTAAPSLAIGMFFGRIGCLLNGCCYGHKCDLPWKMNFYPDEHTQIIGVHPTQIYEAIGVAIAFGILVLLEKHRTFRGQIICAFMVLYGIVRFIVEVWREQSGTESVKAGLSTGQWASLFVSLVGIVLGLVLAKKNALKGA
- the lspA gene encoding signal peptidase II yields the protein MPKRLAPAWFYLLAGAIAVADQAVKAVVKAQIPLHTTVPLWPGVFHLTHVQNDGIAFSMLEKKTWLIIFASVIIMAGIVVTERRAKGGLDRFSGIALALPLGGALGNLIDRLRTGLVTDFLDFRAINFAIFNVADMAITIGICLLAVRSFLLSEPTATPTPSPAAPVGEES
- the ileS gene encoding isoleucine--tRNA ligase, with the translated sequence MDYSKTLNLPQTEFPMRADLPSREPLFQARWKSLDLYQKSLDKPAPKGQFLLHDGPPYSNGNIHLGHALNKTLKDIVTRYKTMAGYQSPYVPGWDNHGLPIEVQVMKEFREKKESWTPDTLRARCRTYAAEWVATQKTQFQRLGIRGDWDNPYLTMAPAFEAKIVETFLEMARKGYVYRGLKPVLWDSANETALANTEAEYKDHVSPAIYVGFESLAEPGLRAVIWTTTPWTIPANLALAFHPDFDYVVVETENAGKLVLLGELLEATATACNLGAVTVLETRKGASFEGARFRHPLPELDRDSVGVLATYVTTDTGTGIVHTAPGHGADDYVTGMKYGLPVLSPVDGRGRYTDEAGPFVGLSTDEANKAIPERLAEVGALLGSYNFTHSYPHSPRAPYKPLLFRATVQWFVSVEHDGLRQKALDGIKNVAWYPAQAENRITAAVAGRPDWTVSRQRHWGVPIALFYANGEAVMDEVAFDAAVAVIRKDGVEGWYNTAPEAILPEGFTYNGVAAKDFEKEKDVLDVWFDSGSTSFAVLDSGVWPGLRWPADLYLEGSDQHRGWFNSSLMIASALRGTPPYKAVVTNGFTVDERGIKMSKSKGNTVDPLGVIDELGADVLRLWVGSIDFTEDTRLGKGILEQLADSYRKLRNTLRFLLGNLADFNPDTDRVAADALDPLDAWILSKLSGVVTDVTAAYDEYAFYKATQALIGFCNTELSGFYLDVLKDRLYTLLPEDPKRRSSQTAMLEVATALITMLAPVLVHTADEAWEFLPSWEGKAESVHLADWPTPGTAEAALEARFEAILAVRDAFNLKLEPFREALAAARKAKESTEGLISKSTEAHAEVTLDANLAALLAGDDALVAECLMVAKLTLTSGDALSVTVSPAPGKKCMRSWFIREDVGSDPEFPEISAPQAAIVRELVRRGTITPDGTV